A region of Crenobacter cavernae DNA encodes the following proteins:
- a CDS encoding DUF2069 domain-containing protein, whose amino-acid sequence MTLRSLFHYGAIASLVALILLSLAWELVLAPLRPGGSFLALKAVVLLLPLMGILKGRVYTYQWSSMFILAFFAEGVMRGWSDSGLSQRLAWAEIVLTTLFFACVVLWVRNERIVRARAAR is encoded by the coding sequence ATGACCCTCCGTTCGCTGTTTCATTACGGCGCGATCGCCAGCCTGGTCGCGCTGATCCTATTGTCGCTCGCCTGGGAGCTGGTGCTCGCGCCGCTCCGCCCCGGCGGCTCCTTCCTCGCGCTGAAGGCGGTGGTGCTGCTGTTGCCGCTGATGGGCATTCTCAAGGGCCGCGTCTATACGTATCAGTGGTCGAGCATGTTCATCCTCGCCTTCTTCGCCGAGGGCGTGATGCGCGGCTGGAGCGACAGCGGCCTGTCGCAGCGCCTCGCCTGGGCGGAGATCGTGCTGACGACGCTATTTTTCGCCTGCGTGGTGCTGTGGGTGAGGAACGAGCGCATCGTGCGCGCCCGGGCGGCACGGTAG
- a CDS encoding methyl-accepting chemotaxis protein, which produces MRNLSIASRIVAGFVLLLAILAASGLVNHLQLQRIETKVEEVVERDLAFYRDVQEARYHVGNLRRFEKDALINIGDAEKRADYFRRWQQTVAKSRDSLAAAANHPIDDDSSARVKELDALVGAYEQGFAGVYRRIEAGELADTTSANQALSAHKDSVRSMEAKLSELGEAASQAVGKLHGQIDATTASARELQLLLVGLAVLVGGAFAALIVASIRKPLQEITAASENLAETRDLDAALPDFGRNEIGRLAAAYASLIATMRELIRESHQHADRLVDGAEQLSGISRRVSADSARQTEATQASAAAVEEMTVSLQVMAQGAAGVEEQARAASDEANEGGRLAERTAEEIRQIASGIADASALIERLNQRSGEIGNIVQVIRDIAEQTNLLALNAAIEAARAGETGRGFAVVADEVRKLAERTSRATGEISSRISAVQGDTHAAVDSMQAAGKRIEAGVAGAGRLAASLTTIHALCAQSLDKAAEMARAVQEQGQASQDIAQNVERISHMNDNTHQAVETANELAGGLTALSGELSAGLNRFKV; this is translated from the coding sequence ATGCGCAATCTGTCGATCGCCTCGCGCATCGTCGCGGGCTTCGTCCTGCTGCTCGCCATCCTGGCGGCGTCGGGTCTCGTCAACCACCTGCAACTGCAACGCATCGAGACCAAGGTCGAGGAAGTCGTAGAACGCGACCTCGCCTTCTACCGCGACGTCCAAGAGGCACGCTACCACGTCGGCAACCTGCGTCGTTTCGAGAAGGACGCGTTGATCAACATCGGCGACGCCGAAAAACGCGCCGACTACTTCCGCCGCTGGCAGCAGACCGTCGCCAAGTCGCGCGACAGCCTCGCCGCCGCGGCGAACCACCCGATCGACGACGACAGCAGCGCGCGCGTCAAGGAGCTCGACGCGCTGGTCGGCGCCTACGAACAGGGCTTTGCCGGCGTTTACCGCCGCATCGAGGCGGGCGAACTGGCCGACACCACCTCGGCCAACCAGGCGCTGTCCGCGCACAAGGACAGCGTGCGCAGCATGGAGGCGAAACTGTCCGAGCTGGGCGAGGCGGCAAGCCAGGCGGTCGGCAAGCTCCATGGACAGATCGACGCGACCACCGCGTCGGCGCGCGAATTGCAGCTGCTGCTGGTCGGCCTCGCGGTGCTCGTCGGCGGCGCGTTCGCCGCGCTGATCGTCGCGTCGATCCGGAAGCCGCTGCAAGAGATCACCGCGGCGAGCGAGAACTTGGCCGAGACGCGCGACCTGGACGCCGCGCTGCCCGACTTCGGCCGCAACGAGATCGGCCGGCTGGCAGCCGCGTACGCGTCGCTGATCGCGACCATGCGCGAGCTGATCCGCGAATCGCACCAGCACGCCGACCGGCTGGTCGACGGCGCCGAGCAGCTATCTGGCATCAGCCGCCGCGTGTCGGCCGACTCGGCGCGCCAGACCGAGGCGACGCAGGCGAGCGCCGCCGCGGTCGAGGAGATGACGGTCAGCCTGCAAGTGATGGCGCAAGGCGCCGCCGGCGTCGAGGAGCAGGCGCGCGCGGCGAGCGACGAGGCGAACGAAGGCGGAAGGTTGGCCGAGCGTACCGCCGAGGAGATCCGCCAGATCGCCTCGGGCATCGCCGACGCGAGCGCGCTGATCGAGCGGCTGAACCAGCGTTCGGGCGAGATCGGCAATATCGTCCAGGTGATCCGCGACATCGCCGAGCAGACCAATCTGTTGGCGCTGAACGCGGCGATCGAGGCGGCGCGCGCCGGCGAGACCGGACGCGGCTTCGCCGTCGTCGCCGACGAGGTGCGCAAGCTGGCCGAGCGCACCAGCCGGGCCACCGGCGAGATCTCGTCGCGCATTTCCGCGGTGCAGGGCGATACGCACGCCGCGGTCGACAGCATGCAGGCGGCCGGCAAGCGCATCGAGGCCGGCGTCGCCGGCGCGGGCCGGCTCGCCGCGTCGCTGACGACGATCCACGCGCTGTGCGCGCAGTCGCTCGACAAGGCGGCCGAGATGGCGCGCGCGGTGCAGGAACAGGGCCAGGCGAGCCAGGACATCGCGCAGAACGTCGAGCGCATCTCGCACATGAACGACAACACGCACCAGGCGGTCGAGACCGCGAACGAACTCGCCGGCGGGCTGACCGCGCTGTCCGGCGAGCTGAGCGCCGGCCTGAACCGCTTCAAGGTCTGA
- a CDS encoding TatD family hydrolase encodes MFSAPGEDCALIDSHCHLDAPELDAIRDAAVAEARAAGVGRIVVPAVAVSNFDSTLAMRERYGCPIAFGLHPIYVDTHLDDHLGQLDAAIVAHKPVAVGEIGLDFYLPELDAKRQETLFVEQLKLARRHDLPVILHVRRSQDRVLKYLREQKVESGIAHAFNGSEQQAGAFLRQGFRLGFGGAMTYSGSRRIRTLAATLPLSAIVLETDSPDIRPQWAQGWPNRPANVAAFAAELAALRGIPFCEVARATTANTLAALGMPSR; translated from the coding sequence ATGTTTTCTGCACCCGGCGAAGATTGCGCGCTGATAGACAGCCACTGCCACCTCGACGCGCCCGAGCTCGACGCGATCCGCGACGCCGCGGTCGCCGAAGCGCGCGCCGCCGGCGTCGGCCGCATCGTGGTGCCGGCGGTCGCCGTGTCCAATTTCGACAGCACGCTGGCGATGCGCGAGCGCTATGGCTGCCCGATCGCCTTCGGCCTGCACCCGATCTACGTCGACACGCATCTGGACGACCACCTCGGCCAACTCGACGCCGCGATCGTCGCGCATAAACCGGTCGCTGTCGGCGAGATCGGGCTCGACTTCTACCTGCCCGAGCTCGACGCCAAACGGCAAGAAACCCTGTTCGTCGAACAGCTGAAACTCGCGCGCCGCCACGACCTGCCGGTCATCCTGCACGTGCGGCGCAGCCAGGACCGCGTGCTCAAATACCTGCGCGAACAGAAGGTCGAGTCCGGTATCGCGCACGCTTTCAACGGCAGCGAGCAGCAGGCCGGCGCCTTCCTGCGCCAGGGGTTCAGGCTCGGCTTCGGCGGCGCGATGACGTACTCGGGCTCCCGACGCATCCGCACGCTCGCCGCGACGCTGCCCCTGTCGGCGATCGTGCTCGAGACCGACTCTCCCGACATCCGCCCGCAATGGGCGCAGGGCTGGCCGAACCGCCCGGCCAACGTCGCCGCCTTCGCCGCAGAACTGGCCGCCTTGCGCGGCATTCCTTTCTGCGAGGTCGCGCGCGCGACCACCGCGAACACGCTGGCGGCACTCGGCATGCCAAGTAGATAG
- a CDS encoding sensor domain-containing diguanylate cyclase produces MRTLLLLGCLLWLAMTVLIGVAFVSRAVLYAEQVFGRQTQQIADLVGQKVLANEAVLDAYAAYTLVDGAASGGEERLFTRQMMRRYPQIVAMERVERVAHAERAVVERQLAERYGPDFGLFGFDYQERRVVTPLPARDEYFAVLFVEPLTLGGARVIGLDIGYADFQKRTLLASAKAGHAVASRPYPLIEGQMGYLLVRPAEERLDARDRHDASAAAPRRFVAMVVNSEVFAPQLADLPDGMRVKMWHKRYGESDRAGQFFDKARAARSPLEAALFPRLEETRQIGSDSQPFLLRVSWQLGWSQLGAFEWALMALLSLALLVLLGLGLSSAVRGHERRRAREARLFHLANYDTLTGLANRHLFYDRLQHAISIQARTGRRLAVLFLDLNRFKPVNDTYGHAAGDEVLKELARRLTGTLRAHDTVARLGGDEFVVLLEGVGVKDEVDALVSRIGAAVERPIGVDGREVVVGVSVGVAYYPEDGLLIDELLAAADRKMYGSKGAATR; encoded by the coding sequence TTGCGAACCCTGCTGCTGCTCGGCTGCCTGTTGTGGCTGGCGATGACGGTGCTGATAGGCGTGGCCTTCGTCAGCCGCGCCGTGCTGTACGCCGAACAGGTGTTCGGCCGCCAGACGCAGCAGATCGCCGACCTGGTCGGCCAGAAGGTGCTCGCCAACGAAGCGGTGCTCGACGCCTACGCCGCGTACACGCTGGTAGACGGCGCGGCCTCGGGCGGCGAGGAGCGGCTGTTCACGCGCCAGATGATGCGCCGCTACCCGCAGATCGTCGCGATGGAGCGTGTCGAACGCGTCGCGCACGCCGAACGCGCCGTCGTCGAACGCCAGCTCGCCGAGCGCTACGGGCCGGACTTCGGCCTGTTCGGCTTCGACTACCAGGAGCGGCGCGTCGTCACCCCCCTGCCGGCACGCGACGAATATTTTGCGGTACTGTTCGTCGAACCGCTGACGCTCGGCGGCGCGCGCGTGATCGGGCTCGATATCGGCTACGCCGACTTCCAGAAGCGTACCCTGCTCGCGTCGGCTAAAGCCGGCCACGCGGTCGCGTCGCGCCCCTACCCGCTGATCGAGGGGCAGATGGGCTATCTCTTGGTGCGTCCGGCCGAGGAAAGGCTCGACGCGCGCGACCGTCACGACGCATCGGCCGCCGCGCCGCGCCGTTTCGTCGCGATGGTCGTCAACAGCGAGGTGTTCGCGCCTCAACTGGCCGACCTGCCCGACGGCATGCGCGTGAAGATGTGGCACAAGCGCTACGGCGAGAGCGACCGCGCCGGCCAGTTCTTCGACAAGGCGCGCGCCGCGCGCAGCCCGCTCGAAGCCGCGCTGTTCCCGAGGCTGGAAGAGACGCGCCAGATCGGCAGCGACAGCCAGCCTTTCTTGCTGCGCGTCAGCTGGCAGCTCGGCTGGTCGCAGTTAGGCGCTTTCGAGTGGGCGTTGATGGCGCTGCTGTCGCTCGCGCTCTTGGTGCTGCTGGGGCTCGGCCTCTCCAGCGCGGTGCGCGGCCACGAGCGGCGCCGCGCGCGCGAGGCGCGGCTGTTCCACCTGGCCAACTACGACACGCTGACCGGGCTGGCCAACCGTCACCTGTTCTACGACCGGCTGCAGCACGCGATCTCGATCCAGGCGAGGACCGGCCGGCGCCTCGCGGTGCTGTTTCTCGACCTGAACCGCTTCAAGCCGGTGAACGACACCTACGGCCACGCCGCCGGCGACGAGGTGCTGAAAGAGCTGGCGCGCCGCCTGACCGGCACGCTGCGCGCGCACGACACGGTCGCGCGTCTCGGCGGCGACGAGTTCGTCGTGCTGCTCGAAGGCGTCGGCGTGAAGGACGAGGTCGACGCGCTCGTGTCGCGGATCGGGGCGGCGGTCGAGCGGCCGATCGGCGTCGACGGCCGCGAGGTGGTGGTCGGCGTCAGCGTCGGCGTCGCCTACTACCCGGAAGACGGCCTGTTGATCGACGAATTGCTCGCCGCCGCCGACCGCAAGATGTACGGCAGCAAGGGCGCCGCGACGCGTTAG
- a CDS encoding methyl-accepting chemotaxis protein codes for MLATLRSKILFGSGLLILAGFAALIFLNTRSSLADAEDAALKNARALAQNQANAVQLTLAQAYYSTESLAAAALAARTGSAKPRALISATAERLVPTNPDAVGYFVLWDKNALDGRDAEFAGKPDNDKEGRAGVYWYRKDGKTDVLWGVEGGDRYDYYTRPKALRRAVLIEPYVEADIKVLMTTVAFPLMVNGKPVGVAGCDLSLAQLQKMAERVKPYGSGYLTLYSGAGMVLAGRDAAEIGKPDKELSAEQKASIASGKTLEYDDDSGFRHFLVPVGVGAAGERWAVRLSIPMDAVLAEVKRGALASLAVSVAIAAAILIAMGLTLSQLLKPLDRLRRAMAQLAEGSGDLTRTLPADGRDEIAEAATAFNRFIASLGDMMREVQGNAGGVLDASRSLSAQVSQIRASSSQQAAAANATAATIEELSVSVSHIAGSARETQHQAENAGATAGAVSLEVEGTADGIARVAGSIRSLASVLDGLKTRSGEISGIVDTIRDIADQTNLLALNAAIEAARAGETGRGFAVVADEVRKLAERTARATLEIGGMISAIQTETGAASGEMGRALAEVEEGVERAGRAAASIVHIRDNTRLSVERTADIASAITEQSGASQDIARHIEEIHQQIEETDHALQAASDDTARLFELADTLDALIGRFKL; via the coding sequence ATGCTTGCCACGCTTCGCAGCAAGATCCTTTTCGGCAGCGGTTTGCTGATCCTTGCCGGCTTCGCCGCTTTAATTTTTCTTAACACCCGTTCCAGTTTGGCCGACGCCGAGGACGCCGCGCTGAAGAACGCGCGCGCGCTCGCCCAGAACCAGGCGAACGCGGTGCAACTGACGCTGGCGCAGGCCTACTACAGCACCGAGAGCCTCGCCGCCGCCGCGCTCGCCGCGCGAACCGGCTCGGCCAAGCCGCGCGCGCTGATCTCGGCGACCGCCGAGCGGCTCGTGCCGACCAACCCTGACGCGGTCGGCTACTTCGTGCTGTGGGACAAGAACGCGCTCGACGGCCGCGACGCCGAGTTCGCCGGCAAGCCGGACAACGACAAGGAAGGCCGCGCCGGCGTCTACTGGTACCGCAAGGACGGCAAGACCGACGTGCTGTGGGGCGTCGAAGGGGGTGACCGCTACGACTACTACACCCGGCCCAAGGCGCTGCGACGCGCGGTGCTGATCGAACCCTACGTCGAGGCGGATATCAAGGTCCTGATGACGACGGTCGCCTTCCCGCTGATGGTGAACGGCAAGCCGGTAGGCGTCGCCGGCTGTGACCTGTCGCTCGCGCAGCTGCAGAAGATGGCCGAGCGGGTCAAGCCTTACGGCAGCGGCTACCTGACGCTGTATTCGGGCGCCGGCATGGTGCTCGCCGGCCGCGACGCGGCAGAGATCGGCAAACCCGATAAAGAACTGTCCGCCGAACAGAAGGCGTCGATCGCCTCGGGAAAAACGCTCGAATACGACGACGATAGCGGTTTCCGCCACTTCCTCGTGCCGGTAGGCGTCGGCGCGGCGGGCGAGCGCTGGGCGGTGCGGCTGTCGATTCCGATGGACGCGGTGTTGGCCGAGGTCAAACGGGGGGCGCTCGCATCGCTGGCGGTCAGCGTCGCCATCGCCGCCGCGATCCTGATCGCGATGGGGCTCACGCTCAGCCAGCTGCTCAAGCCGCTGGACCGGCTCAGGCGCGCGATGGCGCAGTTGGCCGAGGGCAGCGGCGACCTAACGCGCACGCTGCCGGCCGACGGCCGCGACGAAATCGCCGAGGCGGCGACCGCGTTCAACCGCTTCATCGCGAGCCTTGGCGACATGATGCGCGAGGTGCAGGGCAACGCCGGCGGCGTGCTCGACGCGAGCCGCAGTCTCAGCGCGCAGGTCAGCCAGATCCGCGCCAGCTCGAGCCAGCAGGCGGCGGCGGCCAACGCGACCGCGGCGACGATAGAAGAGCTGTCGGTCAGCGTGTCGCACATCGCAGGCTCCGCGCGCGAGACGCAGCATCAGGCGGAAAACGCCGGTGCGACCGCCGGCGCGGTCAGCCTCGAGGTAGAGGGCACCGCCGACGGCATCGCGCGCGTCGCCGGCAGCATCCGCAGCCTGGCGTCCGTGCTCGACGGTCTGAAGACGCGCTCGGGCGAGATCAGCGGCATCGTCGACACGATCCGCGACATCGCCGACCAGACCAACCTGTTGGCGCTGAACGCGGCGATCGAGGCGGCGCGCGCCGGCGAGACCGGCCGCGGTTTCGCCGTCGTCGCCGACGAGGTGCGCAAGTTGGCCGAGCGCACCGCGCGCGCGACGCTGGAGATCGGCGGCATGATCAGCGCGATCCAGACCGAGACCGGCGCGGCCAGCGGCGAGATGGGCCGCGCGCTCGCCGAGGTCGAAGAAGGCGTCGAGCGCGCCGGCCGCGCCGCCGCTTCTATCGTCCATATCCGCGACAACACGCGGCTGTCGGTCGAGCGCACCGCCGACATCGCCAGCGCGATCACCGAGCAGTCCGGCGCGAGCCAGGACATCGCGCGCCACATCGAAGAGATCCACCAGCAGATCGAGGAGACCGACCACGCGCTGCAGGCGGCGAGCGACGACACTGCGCGCCTGTTCGAGCTGGCCGACACGCTCGACGCCCTGATCGGCCGCTTCAAGCTCTGA
- the murA gene encoding UDP-N-acetylglucosamine 1-carboxyvinyltransferase, whose protein sequence is MDKLLIRGSGPLNGEIRVSGAKNAALPILCAALLTADTMRFTNVPMLRDVSTTQKLVAGMGAAVSCDGVSVVEINAGGIDNLVAPYELVKTMRASILVLGPTLARFGEATVSLPGGCAIGSRPVDIHIKGLVAMGAEVEIEHGYVKARGKLRGARVVMEMVSVGATENLLMAATLAEGTTVLENAAREPEVTDLAHCLVKMGAKISGIGSDRLVIEGVERLHGCEHAIMPDRIEAGTFLVAAAATQGHVVLRNADSKSMDAILDKLAEAGAVVEAGDTWISLDMKRRAKAVNLRTLPYPAFPTDMQAQFMTLNAIAEGTGVVTETIFENRFMHVPELNRMGARIEVEGNTAICHGVARLSGASVMATDLRASASLVIAGLVADGDTIVDRIYHLDRGYEHIEKKLGAVGAHIERIG, encoded by the coding sequence ATGGACAAACTGCTGATCCGCGGCAGCGGCCCGCTCAACGGCGAGATCCGCGTCTCCGGCGCGAAGAACGCCGCGCTGCCCATCCTGTGCGCGGCGCTGTTGACCGCCGACACGATGCGCTTCACCAACGTACCGATGCTGCGCGACGTGTCGACGACGCAGAAGCTGGTCGCCGGCATGGGCGCGGCCGTGTCGTGCGACGGCGTGAGCGTGGTCGAGATCAACGCCGGCGGCATCGACAACCTCGTCGCGCCGTATGAGCTGGTCAAGACGATGCGCGCGTCGATCCTGGTGCTGGGTCCGACGCTCGCACGCTTCGGCGAGGCGACCGTGTCCCTGCCCGGCGGCTGCGCGATCGGCAGCCGTCCGGTCGACATCCACATCAAGGGCCTGGTCGCGATGGGCGCCGAGGTCGAGATCGAGCACGGCTACGTGAAGGCGCGCGGCAAGTTGCGCGGCGCGCGCGTGGTGATGGAAATGGTGTCGGTCGGCGCGACCGAGAACCTGTTGATGGCGGCAACCTTGGCCGAGGGCACGACCGTGCTCGAGAACGCCGCGCGCGAGCCCGAGGTGACCGACCTCGCGCATTGCCTCGTCAAGATGGGCGCAAAGATTTCCGGCATCGGCAGCGACCGCCTGGTGATCGAAGGCGTGGAAAGACTGCACGGCTGCGAGCACGCGATCATGCCCGACCGCATCGAGGCCGGCACCTTCCTCGTCGCCGCCGCCGCGACGCAGGGCCACGTCGTGCTGCGCAACGCCGATTCGAAGAGCATGGACGCCATCCTCGACAAGCTGGCCGAGGCCGGTGCCGTCGTCGAGGCCGGCGACACCTGGATCTCGCTCGACATGAAACGCCGCGCCAAGGCCGTCAACCTGCGCACGCTGCCCTACCCGGCCTTCCCGACCGACATGCAGGCGCAGTTCATGACGCTGAACGCGATCGCCGAAGGCACCGGCGTCGTCACCGAGACCATCTTCGAGAATCGCTTCATGCACGTGCCCGAGCTGAACCGCATGGGCGCGCGCATCGAGGTCGAAGGCAACACCGCGATCTGCCACGGCGTCGCACGACTGTCGGGCGCCAGCGTGATGGCGACCGACCTCAGGGCGTCGGCCAGCTTGGTGATCGCCGGCCTGGTCGCCGACGGCGACACCATCGTCGACCGCATCTACCACCTCGACCGCGGCTACGAGCACATCGAGAAGAAGCTCGGCGCGGTCGGCGCGCATATCGAACGCATCGGCTGA
- a CDS encoding BolA family protein has translation MVTPELVKQYIEAGLVCTYLTVDGDGAHFDAVIVSPLFSGKRLIERHRLVNQALSGRLGDEIHALSMKTLSPEEWAEQQG, from the coding sequence ATGGTGACCCCCGAACTCGTCAAGCAATACATCGAGGCTGGCCTCGTCTGTACCTATCTGACCGTCGACGGCGACGGCGCGCATTTCGACGCGGTGATCGTCAGCCCCTTGTTCTCGGGCAAGCGCCTGATCGAGCGCCACCGCCTCGTCAACCAGGCGCTGTCCGGCCGCCTCGGCGATGAAATCCACGCGCTGTCGATGAAAACCCTGAGCCCGGAAGAATGGGCCGAGCAGCAAGGCTGA
- a CDS encoding ABC transporter permease — MINTTGFYTLFKKELLRFWKVAFQTVAAPVLTALLYQLIFSHVLSNHVEAYPGVSYAAFLIPGLAMMSMAQNAFANGSSSLIQSKVTGNIVFILLPPLTGFEFTAAYLLAAVCRGLLVGAGVLVVTAAFGLPWPAHPLWAFAFGALGCGVLGALGIIAGIWAEKFDQLAAFQNFIIMPLTFLSGVFYSISSLPPLWRAVSHVNPVFYMIDGFRFGFFGQADVSPWLSFAVVGVSFLVLSGIALRLIDRGYKLRH; from the coding sequence ATGATCAACACCACCGGTTTTTACACGCTGTTCAAGAAGGAGCTGTTGCGCTTCTGGAAGGTCGCGTTCCAGACCGTCGCCGCGCCGGTGCTGACCGCGCTGCTCTACCAGCTGATCTTCTCGCACGTGCTCTCTAACCACGTCGAGGCCTACCCGGGCGTCAGCTACGCGGCCTTCCTGATTCCGGGCCTGGCGATGATGTCGATGGCGCAGAACGCGTTCGCCAACGGCTCGTCGAGCCTGATCCAGTCGAAGGTGACCGGCAATATCGTGTTCATCCTGTTGCCGCCGTTGACCGGCTTCGAATTCACCGCCGCCTATCTGCTCGCCGCGGTCTGCCGCGGCTTGCTCGTCGGCGCCGGCGTGCTCGTCGTCACCGCGGCGTTTGGGCTACCGTGGCCCGCGCACCCGCTGTGGGCCTTCGCCTTCGGCGCGCTCGGCTGCGGCGTGCTCGGCGCGCTCGGCATCATCGCCGGCATCTGGGCCGAGAAGTTCGACCAGCTGGCGGCGTTCCAGAACTTCATCATCATGCCGCTGACCTTTTTGTCGGGCGTGTTCTACTCGATCTCCAGCCTGCCGCCGCTGTGGCGCGCGGTATCGCACGTGAACCCTGTTTTTTACATGATCGACGGTTTCCGCTTCGGCTTCTTCGGCCAGGCCGACGTCAGCCCGTGGCTGTCGTTCGCCGTGGTCGGCGTCAGCTTCCTCGTCCTGTCGGGCATCGCCTTGCGCCTGATCGACCGCGGCTACAAACTCAGACACTAA
- a CDS encoding ABC transporter ATP-binding protein: protein MTSAIDIVGVSKHYGPLTALDDVSFSVMPGEFFALLGPNGAGKTTLISAMAGLSRQDSGAIRIMGHDTVRDFRDARMTLGVVPQELVFDPFFTVRETLIFQSGYFGLKNNGAWVDELLFKLGLTEKANANMRALSGGMKRRVMVAQALVHRPPVIVLDEPTAGVDVELRQSLWDFIQELNRAGHTIVLTTHYLEEAETLCNRIAMLKRGRLIALEPKEKLLSQSGAREIALKLSGPLPTALESLKTREEDGRQILRLAELSTLEGVLATVREAGLEIRELAIVEVDLEQVFVAMMRGGRMA from the coding sequence ATGACCTCTGCCATCGACATCGTCGGCGTTTCCAAGCACTACGGCCCGCTGACCGCGCTCGACGACGTGAGCTTCTCGGTCATGCCCGGCGAGTTCTTCGCGCTCTTGGGGCCGAACGGCGCCGGCAAGACCACGCTGATCTCGGCCATGGCCGGCCTGTCGCGCCAGGATTCGGGCGCTATCCGCATCATGGGCCACGATACGGTGCGCGACTTCCGTGACGCGCGGATGACGCTCGGCGTCGTGCCGCAGGAACTGGTGTTCGACCCTTTCTTCACCGTCCGCGAGACGCTGATCTTCCAGTCCGGCTACTTCGGCCTCAAGAACAACGGCGCCTGGGTCGACGAATTGCTGTTCAAGCTCGGTCTGACCGAGAAGGCCAACGCGAACATGCGCGCGCTGTCGGGCGGCATGAAACGCCGCGTGATGGTCGCGCAGGCCTTGGTGCACCGTCCGCCGGTTATCGTGCTCGACGAGCCGACCGCCGGCGTCGACGTCGAACTGCGCCAGAGCCTGTGGGACTTCATCCAGGAACTGAACCGCGCCGGCCACACCATCGTGCTGACGACGCACTACCTGGAAGAAGCCGAGACGCTGTGCAACCGCATCGCGATGCTCAAGCGCGGCCGCCTCATCGCACTCGAACCGAAGGAAAAGCTGCTGTCGCAAAGCGGCGCGCGCGAGATCGCGTTGAAGCTGTCCGGTCCGTTGCCCACGGCACTCGAATCGCTGAAGACACGCGAGGAAGACGGCCGCCAGATCCTGAGGTTGGCCGAGCTCTCGACGCTCGAAGGCGTGCTCGCCACGGTCCGCGAGGCGGGTCTCGAGATCCGCGAACTGGCTATCGTCGAGGTCGACCTCGAACAGGTGTTCGTCGCCATGATGCGCGGAGGGCGGATGGCATGA
- a CDS encoding TetR family transcriptional regulator has protein sequence MARRTREEAEQTRSLLLDTAEAVFWEKGVSRTSLADIAHAAGLTRGAIYWHFQNKADLFNAMCERIEAPFFALFDALEAEAAVDPARALWRHSRRVLETISGDAQISRVIGIVNLKCEFVDELDAIEVENVRWMERCHGHLTRAFEAAERAGQLSAGVEPCRAAAGLQAFIKGIVLIWLVTPHNLPLPGCGIACLSPYFQGVFQDACWLAEDDGDADSAL, from the coding sequence ATGGCTCGCCGCACCCGAGAAGAAGCCGAACAGACCCGCAGCCTGCTCTTGGACACCGCCGAAGCGGTGTTCTGGGAAAAAGGCGTCAGCCGCACCTCGCTCGCCGACATCGCGCACGCCGCCGGCCTCACGCGCGGCGCGATCTACTGGCACTTCCAGAACAAGGCCGACCTGTTCAACGCCATGTGCGAACGGATCGAGGCGCCGTTCTTCGCGCTGTTCGACGCGCTCGAGGCCGAAGCCGCCGTCGACCCGGCGCGCGCGCTGTGGCGGCACAGCCGGCGCGTGCTCGAAACCATCTCGGGCGACGCGCAGATCTCGCGCGTGATCGGCATCGTCAACCTCAAGTGCGAATTCGTCGACGAGCTGGACGCGATCGAGGTCGAGAACGTGCGCTGGATGGAGCGCTGCCATGGCCATCTGACGCGCGCTTTCGAGGCTGCAGAGCGCGCCGGCCAACTCTCCGCCGGCGTCGAGCCCTGCCGCGCCGCGGCCGGCCTGCAGGCCTTCATCAAGGGCATCGTGCTGATCTGGCTGGTCACGCCGCACAACCTGCCCTTGCCCGGCTGCGGCATCGCCTGTCTAAGCCCTTATTTTCAAGGGGTTTTCCAGGATGCCTGCTGGCTAGCCGAAGATGACGGCGACGCCGACAGCGCGCTATAA